The DNA region ACCGGCAGGGCGGCGGCACCGGCCACCAGCAGAAGGACGGCGGGGAGATAGGAACGGATCATCGGCGGAAGGCACCCATGCGCAGACGAACGGACATGCTCACAGCGACAGCCGCGCTGAGCTTGCACATCTTGACCAAGACTCTCTCAAAGGTTCGTCTTGCACCAAGACAGACCACCAAGGCGGAGAGCGCCTATGGAGGAACAGAAACTCAGTCATCGTGGTCAACCTGCAGCGATGAACACATCCACCGAGGGAAGTATAGCAACAATGAACCCGGGAGATTTGATTTTCATCAACGCCGCTTTTGGTGTTCTCCCCAATGGCGGCGGACGGCCTCTTGCTTTAATTACGCAGAGGCGAAATAAAGAAATCGACTCTTAGAAAGAAAAAAACCGCCGGACCCCCGCCCTACGCCTGGATGCGCAGCCAATGCTGCGGAGGCGGGCAGGAGCACCGGCGGCTCTGACGCGTTCAAACGGCCTTTAAAGCGAATTTTCATTCGCTTCAGGTTCACATGACCTCTTTCGCCGGTCGGGCTTCGGCCGCATGAGCGGCCGGGGCCGCGATCAGGCAGCCTGGGTCGCCAGCTTCCTGGCGCGGCGGTCGATCAGCCACCAGGCGCCGGTGGACGCCATCTGGCACAGGCGGGTGTGAGGCTTCAGGCCGCAAGCCTTGAACACCATGGCGACGGCACGGTCGACATGCTTGCGGCGATAGCGGCCATAGGCACGGCGCATGTAGGCGGCGTTGTAGACCTTGTGCTCATACGCGGCATCCGCCGGAGCGTTGGCGGCGTAATAGGCGTAGGCCAACTCGTCGTCCTCGGACTCGCCGATGCGTGACAGCGCCACCTTCAGGCGCTGAACCTTGTTCAGCCCCTCGCGGTCCAGATACTTCTTGGCGTAGGTGTAGAAGATCTTGTAGTGGCGGAGTTCGTCGGCGGCGATGTTGCGGCAGATCTCCTTCAACACCGGCTCGTCGGTCGAATCACCGATGGCCGCGTAGTAGGAACTGGTTCCGGTTTCCACCATGCAGCGGGCGATCATCTCGCCGGTGCGCGACCCGCGGACCGAGGCGTCCAGATCGATCGGCACGCGGTAGCCGGCGCGGAAGCGCTCGACCGCCGCCCGGAAATCGAAGGTCGGGTCGACCAGCTCGGCCCAGCGGCCCAGCGCCTCGCCATGCTGGACCTCCTCGACCGCCCAGCCGCGGGCGACCTCCTGAAACTCCGGATCGTCATTGAAGACGTTGCAGAGATAGGCCGTGTAGTCGTCGGCGTTGAACTCGACCAGAGCCGCCGCCTTGATCAGGGGGACCAGATCGGGATCGACACGGCCTGCGTCGAAACGGTCCCAGGGAAGCTCATCGATCCGCCAATGCGCACGCGCCATGATCCGCTCTGCCGCCTCGTCTTGGGCCGCCTTGCCGGCGGCCGTGGCCAATATCGGGAAAGATCCGCTGCGTTGCCCCCGCCGATGCCGTCGGGGTGCGCCGGGGTTTGCGGTTCAGGCCCTCGAATGTAATTCGTCTTTTCGCCGATGCAACCAAGTCGCAACGAAAACGGGCGGCCTGGAAGCCCAAGCCGCCCGCTCGACCGAAGAGATGTATGCCGTCTGCCCAGGGAAACCCGAGCCGGCGGGCCTTCCGCTCAGTGAGCGGCGGACTGGCTCAGCGCGTCCAGCTTGGCGCGCGCAACGGCCAGCTTGGACTCGGCGACGGCACGCTCGGCGTCCGACTTGCTGTCGTCCAGATCCTCGGACAGGTCCTTGATCTGCTTCTCGACCGTGGCGCGGTCCAGGTCGGTGAGCGCCACCGCTTCCTCGGCCAGCACGGTGCAGCGGGCCTCGGTGACCTCGGCGAAGCCGCCGGCGACGAAGACGCGGTCGACCACGCGGTCGCCCTCATACACGTCGATGACACCCGGACGCACGGTCGAGATCATCGGCGAATGGCCGGCGAGCACGCCGAAATCGCCTTCCGAACCCGGCACCACGACCATGTCCACGGGCTGCGACTTCAGCAGCTTTTCCGGCGAGACCAGCTCGAATTCGACTTTATCGGCCATGGGTTTCCTGGTGCCTCTTCATAGGAACCCCCTCCCCCGCTGACGGGGGGAGGGGGTGTGCTGATGTCGATTTCCGCCCGGCCGTCTCGAACCCG from Azospirillum ramasamyi includes:
- a CDS encoding F0F1 ATP synthase subunit epsilon, with amino-acid sequence MADKVEFELVSPEKLLKSQPVDMVVVPGSEGDFGVLAGHSPMISTVRPGVIDVYEGDRVVDRVFVAGGFAEVTEARCTVLAEEAVALTDLDRATVEKQIKDLSEDLDDSKSDAERAVAESKLAVARAKLDALSQSAAH
- a CDS encoding acyl-ACP desaturase; translated protein: MARAHWRIDELPWDRFDAGRVDPDLVPLIKAAALVEFNADDYTAYLCNVFNDDPEFQEVARGWAVEEVQHGEALGRWAELVDPTFDFRAAVERFRAGYRVPIDLDASVRGSRTGEMIARCMVETGTSSYYAAIGDSTDEPVLKEICRNIAADELRHYKIFYTYAKKYLDREGLNKVQRLKVALSRIGESEDDELAYAYYAANAPADAAYEHKVYNAAYMRRAYGRYRRKHVDRAVAMVFKACGLKPHTRLCQMASTGAWWLIDRRARKLATQAA